ATGAATTTCTCTAGTGATTCATTAGGCATGAATTCATAGATCAATGCCCTCTTGAATCCTTCTGCACAGTAACCAAGAAGACGAACCACATTAACATGGTGAATCCTACCGATGGTGCCCACTTCATTGATaaaatcacctccatcatcagCTAGTTCTTTGGGGATCTTTACAGCAAGAAGAATTCCATCTGAGAGCTCCCTGCCATAGCCTCCTTGTCCTAATTTGCATTGAAATTGTTTAGTGATCTTCTTAATCTCAGAATAAGAGTATCTGGTGGGCTTGAGAGACTCGTAATTCTCCAGGAATTTCTCGACCTTGAGTTGATCTTCTCTGGCTTTCTCATTAGCCAATTTCCGTGACTTGTAAACCTTAATGGAGACAACTGTTACTGCTATGAGAACCAGCAGGGCTATGCTTACACCTGCACATAGACAAAAATTGCTAAATTTCTGTATCGTGCATGACATGCAACTGCACAAGAAGGTAGAGATATTCACCTATGGCAACAAATTTTCCAATTCAACTGCACAAAAAAGTGAACTTGGTAATCAGAATCGTTTGACATTGAAAGGATTAGAAACAACAAAATCACACCTTGgtagatgatgatcttaataataacagaagaacaagaagtcTGTGATTTCACCTTTGGAACCTGACCTTGTGTGGTCATAATAATTAAGGGAAGGATCTTCGTTCACATAGAAACATCCCAGCTCCTGAGTGGTTTTGTTCTTGAATCTgcatctctctccttccttgctGCAGTTACATCCAGGCACTTCCCATTTCAAACTTATCAAACTCTCGATGCAGCCATCATAGTACTTGCCCCTACTAATGCATTCAGAGTCATATGTCACAATTGGAGCTGCAACAGTTGCCATGACACTGCAAGACTCCGGCAACCATACCAGATCAGAAGACGATTCCGTGAAGACAACTGTATGTGATCCATTGCTTAAACAGGGCGCTTCGTAAATGTGGTAGGTATTGAAGGTAACATCAGTTGGGAAGTCAAAGAACATGTAACTAGTTGTGTTACAGTAGTAATGGAATGGAGAGGAAGATGTGGATGACGAGGTATTACTAGCATCAAACCCAAGGATGAATTCTTCATGGCATTGTCTCTTAATggacatgctctgttttgaatACGAGATGTCGTAAACAGACAACTCTCCAACAGATGGAAGTTGTAGGATGGTGTCTCCATCTCTTCAAGTCAGCTCAAACCCTGGGAATCCACAGTGCTCAGGCTGTTGGTCCTTTATTCGGAATGGGAATTTGATAATAGGTCCATCCCCAGAACACTTTGAAGGCTTGTAATCATCCTCTTGCCTTGCAAAttgttggagaagatgaagagacCAAAGTAAGAGGAAAAGGAAGCGGATCATTATCATCAATTTTCTCATCTCAACTTGTATTTATTTTGAACCTGAGTAACAAATTACATCTCTTTGTGACTCAAATggaaaaactaaaactgataaATTAATAGATTCAAGTTTGAATCTTAGTACGAatactaggatagcctagtggtggtagcttcagcTTGTGGAGCCGGGTGTAGGTTCGATTTttcatctgtgcatctgcgatccccgaggattagttgaAGTGCACATAAGCTGgtccggacaccttggttaataaaaaaaacagtttGAATCTTAGTCACAAGTACAACTAAATGCTTCAATATAAAGAATTTAAGAGATGGGTTTTTGATGTATCTGCCTTCTAGAGTAGGGAGTGTTTAGTTCATACTATCAAAATGAACACTTTTAAGTCAATGTCTTTGAATTGCCGCGAcggactttactcacacacattAGAGGGAAAAAAAGTAGGGTTGAGGGACACATATGATAGGAGTCGATCCTTAAACCATCCACACTCTTGGTGCCTATGCTTCAAGCAGAGGTTGCAACCAGTGCCCTATGCACTGGATCCACCTTTTAAGTCAAAGTTATACCTTCAATTTTTTGCACATTTGAATTGTGGTGTTTGTAAtacaattaaaaacaaaaagaaagatgagagtGGGCACTAATGAAGTGCTGCATGATATCAAGCATccactcataaaataaaaaaaaccaccaTGCTGGCTCATCCACAAGGCATTGAGCTGGGAGCTCCAAAAAAGCAAATTAGGCATTTCATATTTTAGGCATGATTTATTATGATTTCTATTACAATTTCATGAGGCAATTTCTATTTCGGAAAttgtttaatttgatttttgcaCCTTATTTCAATGAAAAGAAGTTTCATTTCGCTTTTGCTTTTTAATGAACACAAGGTTAATTTCATGGGCAAAGTAATAGTttaatgttaaaaataaaaataccacCCTTATACTCCTAATGGCCACACCACCACAATCTCCCTCACCACCATCCCGCCGCCACCACTACCAGTCGTCTACCATCACCTTCTTGGCCCTCACCTCTGTcgccacccccaccaccaccctctCCCAAACAGATTCAGAGAGTCTATTCTCATAAATTAAATTaccacatgattttttttttattttaaaaatattccaATTGATGCAACTAAAACAATCCCAAAACATACAAATTGATCAAAAATCTATTTGTTAGCTATTTCATGAAAtcaatctgaaattgaaatagaaatcataccaaatctgGCCTAGTTAGCTCAAAAACACTACCCAtgaggccaaaaaaaaaaaaaaaagagagaaaagaaaagaaaaatagagaagtaGTAAAATACGAAATGTTTATCTCTGATCCAAGGGGTTCTGTCTCTAGTGGACATTCTACTTTGCTCTCTTAAACCTCTACAGTCTCATCCTAGAGAGGTTACTTAACAAAGGAATCTAGATTACCTTATTGCATCCTTGTGGGAAGTTTCAGCCCATTAGTTTTGTCCCACAGGGCAAAAgcaactgtttttttttttttttttttttgtcaagtaCTACTATTTAAGTTTAAGAACATTCAAAGGCTTCAATTCGGAGAGAAAAAATGGATCACCAAGTGGCCAATCTAACCAAAGGCTCCTTGATAATTTAGATGGGCTGATCTGCCACCAACCCTCCACATGGCTGAAACCTAAAGAAGCTGGCCTCAGTGACAAATTGGCTTTCCATACATTCACAATTAATTGAGATAAAGGAGTCCATGGAGGAGGAAGTTGATTCACAAGCAATTGCTGAATGTGTCGCATTATATGAGGTAGCTTGATGAGCTTCATCAAGATCCCGAAGTGGAGATGTTAAGTAGGGCTTAGGTGGCATTTGCAGAAGTTCTACAATGCCCTCTAGCATTTCTATAACTTTGCTCATTGAAGGACGATCGTGAGGCCTCATTTTGTATGCACCATGGTGCAACTATAATCAGTTTCTTCACTATATCCTTTCCATCCTCTCTTTCAATCCCCAAATCCAAGTCATCATCTTCATCCAACCGATCATAGATCCATGTTGGGAAGTAAATTTGGCTTGAATTATCGACATGTGGGTTGAGGTTTTTCCTTCTTCCAGCAATTTCCATCAATAACATTCCACAACTATAAACATCAGGCTTATATGATATGAAACTCCTCCGAATTTTCTGTAGAATAGTTCAGGAGCCATATACCCTACTGTTCCTCATACAGCAGTTACAGATACAATACTATCATCAGTTGGAGTAAAGTTCTCATCAAGAAGAATGTTGTGAGGCTTAATAACATGACATAAAATCCGCATATCGCAACTTCGATGTAGCTATTCAATTCCACGAGCAATTCCTATGGCAATCTCATACAACTTGTCCCACCTTAATGAGAGTGTTGGTTTTAGAATCTTgagcaaatatatatatttatccatAGATCCATTAGGCATGAATTCATATAGAAGATCCCTCTTTGATCCTGCTGCACAGAATCCAATTAGTTGCAAAATATTAATGTGGTGAATCCTTCTAATAGTTGCAGTTCAGTAACTTTACTGCAACCGGATGGCCATTGGGATTCATGTAGTTAGTTAAGAACTCTTCAATTCTGCCATCCATTAACAGATGTTTCCTGTGTAATTTGTAGATGAAAAGGTCTAATAGTTTGGGCGGAGGGCAGAGACTGGCATCCCAACAAAGACATACAAAAATGGCAGTGAGGAGGTTCCATTGAGGCAAGGAGAGGTAGATATGTAATCTGTGTCATTTTTGACTTCTGTGACGAACAACCCACGAATGTGATCCCATTCGCAACTGATGACCCTCACTTGTAGAAATTGCCCAGATAAAGTTcagagaaggaaggaaagagaggcAGAGAAGAGCAATTCCCTCTCTGTAAACCAGGATCGACAATTCAGATTAGCTTCTCGGAGTATAAGATGTCAACTACCAAGTATTTTATTGTGTAGTCTTGATACGACAAGTAATTGCTATTGTATTTCCTGAATCGCAGATCCAAGACAGTTCGTCCTCTGTTCGTCTGTTCGTCCCGATCCACCCTGTCCTCTGTTCGTCCTCTCCTGCAAACCCATCCCATCCGAGATGGTGAACTTGAGTAGTATGGTGTGGAGATCACAGCGAGTGGGCCGGTGGAGAAAGAATGCAGCAGTTAGGAGTTGAAAATGTCTGCACCCAgaattctatggaaagaaaagatgaagattGCTCTagttgatgaagaagatgaaagtaAGAAGATGTAGCGGTGTTTCAGCGAAGCATTTGTTTGTAGTAATTCCAAGGGTCAAAGTTCATCAAGTGCTAGTTTTTTGTACTGATGGATTGTAATGTTTTTAAGACAATACAAAATGAACACTTGAAATGTCAAGGTCATACCTTCACCTTTTTGTACAGATGGAGAAACCTAAACTTTTACTAGAGAGTTTCCTTAGAAGCTCTAATTACCCCTTCCCCTCCCCATCCAAAGGAGGGTTGTTGCAGtagaaaaataatcaaaatacatAGTGTTCATGGTTTCAGCCCTTTAGTCCTGTCCCATATCGGGAAAAAGAAActgtttttctttctcaaaCATTGTTATCtaagtttaaaaaaattcaaggcTACAATTCTGAGAGCAAAAATGGATCACAAAGATGGACCAAGGCACTTATATTGGCAAAAGAACTGCACATGTGGCTAATCTAAAGTCTCCTCTATAATTTGGGAAACACCCCTCTTTCCAGGCTTTTGAGAGCTCAATAGGATTTACACTGAATAACCAATAAAAGAAGCTGGCCTATAAGAGTTCCACAAATTATACATTCCATATTTTAGCTCAGAAGCACTACCAATGTGCAAAAATAAAGCCCCtaatttttagtcatttttCAAAATGTTAAACCAAAAATTTAACAATTGAACGTACAAGTAGATAACTACTAAAATACAATACATATATGATTGAGGAAGAgggaaacaaaataaagaaactgggaaaaagaagaggaagaagaaaaaaataaaaaagattgtcATGCAATTAAGAGTTAAACATTCACAATTGAGATAATGGAGTCTGTGGTGGTGGATGTTGATTCCAAAGCAATTGCTGACTGTGTGGCAGAACCTGAAATAGATTCATGAGCTTCATCAAGATCCCGAGGTGGAGATGTTAAGCAGGGCTTGGGTGGCCTTTGCAGAACTTGTACACTGCCCTCTAGCATTTCTATAACTTTGCTCATTGAAGGACGATCGTTAGGCCTCATTTGTATGCACCATAGTGCAACTATAATCAGTTTCTTCACTATATCCTTTTCATCCTCTGTTTCAGTCCCCAAATCCAAGTCTTCATCTCCATCCAACTGATCATATATCCATGTTGGGAAGAAAATTTGGCTTGAATTATCGACATGTGGGTTGAGGTTTTTCCTTTTACCAGCAATTTCCATTAATAACATTCCAAAACTATAAACATCAGATTTGTATGAAACTCCTCCTAGTTTTCTGTAAAATAGTTCAGGAGCCACATACCCTATTGTTCCTCGTACAGCAGTTACAGATACAATACTATCATCGGTTGGATATAATTTTGCAAGCCCAAAGTCTGAAACTTTTGGAGTAAAGTTCTCATCAAGAAGAATGTTGTGGGGCTTGATATCAAAATGTAAAATCCGCATATCACAACCTCGATGTAGATATTCAATCCCACGAGCAATACCTACGGAAATTTCATATGACTTGTCCCAGCTTAGATTGTTGATGTTAGAATCTTGAGCAAATATATACTTATCCAGAGAGCCGTTAGGCATGAATTCATATAGAAGAGCCCTCTTTGATCCCTCTGCGCAGAATCCAATTAGTCGCATAATGTTAATGTGATGAATCATTCCAATAGTGGAAACTTCATTGATGAAGTCTTGCCCATTccctttagtcttgctcaacaTCTTTATTGCGACTGGATTGCCATTGGGAAGCACTCCTTTATATACAGAGCCAAACCCTCCTTGTCCTAATTTTTCTTTGAAACGTTTGGTCATCCTCTGAATTTCCCAATATGAATACCTCATTGGCGTGTGATTCCTATAGTTAGTTAAGAACTCTTCAATTCTGCCATCCATTGACAGATGTTTCCTGTGTAATTTGTAGATCAAATAGGGTAATAGCCACAATATCCCAAGTGATGCCCTTCCTATCAGGATAAACACTGCAGCAAACATTAAAAAGCATTGGCATTTCATTGAACAATCTTAATGCTAAAAAAGCACAAGGGATACCATATCTTCTGATGATCTTACCTATCATCACCATCACTTGGTAAAATACGACTGTAACAGAACAAAATCAACAATTTCAGGAACAACTTTAAATGAACCATAAAAATGACAAGGAAAACATGGAGAAAGGATTTCTTAAGCTCTTACCAGGTATCTCTGCAAggagttttaagaaacctgTAAGATAAAAAGAGTAGCATCagaaagcctgaaatacttgaACATGGGTATAGAAtattcaaaagttcaaattCATAATGGATGCGGACCTTCATCATCAACATGAGGATTCCCTAGCCAAGTAATGTAAAAACCAGACAGCAAAGCCTGGTGAATTTCTGGGTATGTGTAGTTCAGAATTGTCTTTGATGGAGTGGGAGAGCTAGATACAACGGTGCAGTTTGGGTTGAGGTCAAGGAGAGTCTTCCCAAGAAGGACATATGAATATGGCATTGAGGAGCCTCCATTGAGACAAGGTGAGGTAGATATGTAATTTGTGTCATTCTTGACTGGTGAGGAACAATCCACAAATGTGATGCCATTCTCATTTGATTCCGTAGTGTAGAATGAATAACCAGAGAAGGAAGGATAGCTAGGCAGAGAAGAGCAATTCCCTGTCTGTAAACCAGGATCGACAATTCGGATAAGCTTCTTGGAGTATAAGATTTCATCCACAAAGTATTTTCTTGTGAAGTCTCCTTGGAATGTATAGCTATTATAAAACAGAGTTGCTGTCCAGTATTTCAGATTCAAGACAGTTCGATTGTTTTCGCAATCGAGTTCGAAATCAAGGAATTTGGTACAGTTGCTGTTGGGATCATTTTTCAAGTGAAATGGGTATTGGATGTTGAGAATATCACCACAAGAGGGAGAAGAGTTGCACACTTCTCCCTGGGCGGTGACATGGGCTGATTGAaagttgatgaagaagaaaaccaaagcagtaaaagaagaaacaaagggtgCCCAAGTCATGTTTGAGAGAATTCGCCAAAGTGAGTTCTTGCTTTCGCTCCTCTGTTCTGGAGTGGTATTAAGTATTAACTACAAACTACAAAGGGAAAACAAGCTATTGCCATGGATGAGTAGTTGGGCGTGTGTGAATCGAGGACTTTAACTGCTAGCTTTTTGTATGGTAAGGACCAAAGCGTCGGTGATGATAAGATTCAGAGCTCAGTTGATGTGAtgtctcatttttctctttccaCTCAATTAAATTTTGATTCGGTTTCTGTCACAGTAAGGATTATGGAATtaagaaattttcaatgaaattttcaattttcgaCAGTACTTTCTGCCTTCTCTCATGGCGGTTTTCAAAACGCGTTCGCGGTTCGTACAGTTTCTACTCTGCAACGGGTAAGTAAATTTTCAATGGACTCTCATATGCATTTAGTCAAATAAACACTATCCCCCCAACATAACAGCATCTCCAGTTATCATTTTCCTGCAACTATCTCCATTTCTTCCTTCACCTCCAGATCTCCAAAGACCCTTTACGTGGAGCTAAACATCGACACCTGAGAGCCCTCTTTCAAGGAAGAGAGGTACGTCAAAGTCTCCACTCTCCactgattttatattataattagTGGGGGAAGAAAGAGTGATCCCCTGGATACTCAAGAAATCTGTTGGAAAACCTACACAATCCTCCATTTTTTAGCTTCTTGTGGTTTCCTTTTTCACTCTGTGTTGTGATATTCCTTAGAATGgagattctttattttctggAGATAGGAGGTAAAAGAATCTCCTTTCATAATTTCATTAGGTGGGTTCAGTTCTTCATTTACCAGAGAATAGAGGGGTAATTTGGGTTTCTACGTTTGAAATTTCAGATGGGTTTCAGGGTATTTAGCCATGGATTTATGATGTAATTTGTTCCTCAGGTTcaaataaaatacaagaaaaaaaaatgagagaattgATGATGATCATCcgcttccttttcctcttcctttgttttcttcatcttctaccacAATCTTTAGGGAAAGAGGATGACTGCAAGCCTTGGAAGTGTCAAGAGCATGGACCTATTATCGAATTCCCATTCAGATTAAAGGACCAACAGCCTGAGTACTGTGGATACCCAGGGTTTGAGCTGACTTGCAAGGATAGGGACACCATCCTACAACTTCCATCTGTTGGAGAGTTGTCTGTTTTGGACATCTCATATTCAAAACAGAGCATAAAAGTTCAGGAAAATTGCCTTGCAGAATTCATCCTTGGGTTTGATGGTAGTAATAGCTTATCATCcacatcttcttctccattccaTTACTTCTGTAACACGAGGAATTACAAGT
This genomic stretch from Macadamia integrifolia cultivar HAES 741 chromosome 2, SCU_Mint_v3, whole genome shotgun sequence harbors:
- the LOC122094095 gene encoding LEAF RUST 10 DISEASE-RESISTANCE LOCUS RECEPTOR-LIKE PROTEIN KINASE-like 2.7; the protein is MTWAPFVSSFTALVFFFINFQSAHVTAQGEVCNSSPSCGDILNIQYPFHLKNDPNSNCTKFLDFELDCENNRTVLNLKYWTATLFYNSYTFQGDFTRKYFVDEILYSKKLIRIVDPGLQTGNCSSLPSYPSFSGYSFYTTESNENGITFVDCSSPVKNDTNYISTSPCLNGGSSMPYSYVLLGKTLLDLNPNCTVVSSSPTPSKTILNYTYPEIHQALLSGFYITWLGNPHVDDEGFLKLLAEIPVVFYQVMVMIVFILIGRASLGILWLLPYLIYKLHRKHLSMDGRIEEFLTNYRNHTPMRYSYWEIQRMTKRFKEKLGQGGFGSVYKGVLPNGNPVAIKMLSKTKGNGQDFINEVSTIGMIHHINIMRLIGFCAEGSKRALLYEFMPNGSLDKYIFAQDSNINNLSWDKSYEISVGIARGIEYLHRGCDMRILHFDIKPHNILLDENFTPKVSDFGLAKLYPTDDSIVSVTAVRGTIGYVAPELFYRKLGGVSYKSDVYSFGMLLMEIAGKRKNLNPHVDNSSQIFFPTWIYDQLDGDEDLDLGTETEDEKDIVKKLIIVALWCIQMRPNDRPSMSKVIEMLEGSVQVLQRPPKPCLTSPPRDLDEAHESISGSATQSAIALESTSTTTDSIISIVNV